In Miscanthus floridulus cultivar M001 unplaced genomic scaffold, ASM1932011v1 os_1394_2_3, whole genome shotgun sequence, the sequence tgttgtttatcttgaacctaacGGAAGATTAGGAACCTTGTCCCCATCAAACCGGTTATGGCACACCGGACTCGGCATCCAGAGAGCTTCGCTCTCACTCGGTTTCAGCCGAGGGGCACTAGGTGTTGCTGAGGAAGCTAGGGTCTCGCTTGCTCTTCGTTCTTTCGTATCGCGTTCCTCTCcgatctgctccgccgtgatTCTTGAGTGTTGCTTGGTCCATCCTGGTACAAGTTAGCTTGTGTGGATATGGCTTTGCTCGTGCTTTGCTTTTGGGATTGAATTTGGGACAGCAGCCTATTTTTCGAAAGAAAAATTTAGACTCCCATTCACCCCCTTTGGTCGCCGTTGTCAGTCCTTCAGAGGCTAAATGACATGAATTAGAATAGAGTAGTCCCCTGTCCCAAAATAATTCATTTTTAGAGTTAAACTTCTTTATATTTGACCAATTATATGTGGAAAAAATACTATAATTTTTCTTATGTGCAATTAGAGTCATCAGGTTGGATTAGtagtgaaatatatttttataataaacatgttagaaaatataaatgtcaataatattttgtataaatcgagtaaaactaaaaaaataacttcTTGAAAACTGGATGAGAAATTATTTATGCCGAAGGGAGTACATAATAAAAACAGTTCAGAGACTCTCCTGGTTTTTTATTGATATGTATTTGGTATTGGTACAATAGTTGCTCCTGCTTTCCAAGATGCATACAGGGGCTAATGGAGAGGCTCACTTGTACGTGGCCGATAATACAAGACCAATTACAAGATAGTACATATATCCAACTCCTGGACGGTGGGTATATATTAATATGATACACGCAGCAACTCATGATGTGCCTAGATAGTCCTCCAAATGAAAGTTAAACAGATCGTGGAGCAACCAAGCTTGTCACAGCTAGCTGCTCTATCTTCCATGAAACGATCATTCAGAAAACTATGACACACTCCCTTTATTTTTGTATTATAGATTTCTTCACACCAAACCACAATATAAAGATGGGCCGATCGAGGATAATGTGTCTTAAGGATAGATCTCCAGGACACCACGAGCTCCAAAGTTCTTGAGCACCTTATAGTCACTGAACCCTGCTTTCAGGATGAGGTCACGCCAGTCATTCATGTCCCGCTGCCGGCCTCCTTTCATTAGCATCATGCAGACGTCCATTAGGAGTTGAGTTTCATACATTACTGGTCCTGAGGCAGGGTCAAGAATAATGTCTCCGATGACAACTTTCCCTCCCTCTTCCCGTGAAGGTATTGCCTTCTTGCAATTGGCAAGGATCTTCACGCAGTCCTCATCACTCCAGTGGTGCAGCACCATCTTCCATGGAAATTGAAGTCTCAATGATATTAGTCGAGCTCACAAAAATTGTACAAGAAGTTCAGTTCATCAAATAGAGTACATCACAGATAAGATAACATGCAACATAAATGTGAATTGTTATATACCTTAAGTATCACCATTTGAGCAGGTGGGATGGACTTGAACATGTCACCTCCAACATAATTGACGACACCATCAGCCGGTATCTTGCGAATCTCCTGTGGAAGATCTAGCACAGTGACCTTGATCTGTGGGAAGGCCTTGGCGAGGGCCCTCCCTGTCGTGCCATCCCCATGGTAACAACAGTCAGTCAGTGACTTTACACCCTGGAAAATGTCCTGGTAGTCCCGCACGCCAATGTTGGTTCCAAAGTTGTCGTGGACCAACAAACCCAGTATTGACATCTTGTGGAACTCGGGATCCTTGTGCTCCATGCTCTTCTCGAACAGCGATGCTCCGTGCTTGTGATCGAAAGGAGGTGTCTTGGCTTCCTTCTTGAACCAGTCAGCTAGGTCTATTGCCAAGTCAATATAGTGAGGTGATGTCACTGTCAGCAGGAAAGGTGCATGGTCCATGTGGATACTGTCGGCAGCGATGCCGTCCACCAGGATGTATGACAGTGGTGTGAGGGAGTAGGCAGCTTCAGTGGACTCAACCACGGCGAAGACGCCCAACGAGGCCAGCAGCCTCATGAGGCGGCCAAGGAAAGGTAGCTTAGCCTGGGGGAGTGACAGTGCGGCGATCAGGTCGGCAAGCGAGGCAGCACCGCCGAGGCGGTAGATGGCAGTGGGTATGCCGAGCTCAGCAGCGCACTTGAGCGCCATGGATTTGAGGTAGCACAGGCTGTTTCGCCATAGATCGGCCTGTGCCTGCAGCAGCTCGGTGTCGGTGGGGACTACAATGGATGAGGCCTGAGCTGCCATTGTATGCTCCTCAATGGATCCTTTTTGTGTTGTTTTCTGTGCTCTGGTTAGATGCCTGGGTCGTGCATTCTTGGCTACGGTTAATATAGTGTGTTTCTTACCTACTGTTTGTTGAGAAGATGTTCATGATTGTGGCCTTAGCTAGCTATCCTCCGTCCCCATGGACCACGAGGAGAGAGACGTATGTGTACGGACATCTCGATTCAGCAATCTAAAGTCGTAGGGAAAGTGATAGTGCCCATGCTCATGTATCTAGGCCGCGTGTTTCACATGGACATAGACACAACACCAACCAGACCAAGAAACGTACTACACATCTACTAGTAAGAAAATTTAAAACCCAGCTGCTTGCATTAATTGGACGGCATGGAGCCGTGTCATACACTCACTAAAATGGGAGCGGATATCTAGTAGTCATCCAGAAAAAAAAATGCATCTATCACTCTCTCAGGTGTCTACAAGATAGTGACTAACTTTAATATACTAACTCTGCAGATGTATGGCAAGAAATATCtttcgccaaaaaaaaaaatactagaaataaATACCTTTCAACACAACCCTTCGCCCAAGTCAAAGGAAACCGAGTGATTCAGATTTTAAATTGGATGGTACTTTTGGGGATAAAAGAAACGAAATTGCTATCTGTTGCCCGTGTGTTTCTTTTGTTGGCAGTACATGATTTTTTGCTGCGTTCATCTGGCGATGGAGGGCTGGGAGCGCTGGTTTTGGCGGAGAGTGAGGTGCCCTTTCGTTGTCGGGCTGATGCGTGGGTCCCACTGCTACTGTTTGTATTTTGGAAGTCGCGCCGGGTATCCGATGGGTCGCGTGGCTCCCCCATTTCTCTCGCTCACATCCCCATTTCTCTCGCTCACATCGCCGGGTAGCCGAGGGGTCGCGTCCCATTTCTCTCGCTCACATCGCGGCGACGGCAACCCTCTCCCTCCCGGCGCGGTGACCAGGCGGTGTATCGGCGGCAGCGGCGCCTCCTCCTGTTGATCTGCTCGGTGACCTGTCGACTAGCTGCTTCCCGGTGCGCTGGAGGCGATTTGATCGGCAGAAGCGGCAATTGCTCCGGCTCGTTCTTCTTCGTCTCGGACTCGTTGTTGAGGTTCGTAGTCGATCCCGTTTCTGTGTTGGTAAGATTGCTGGGTCTCAAATCTGTTGGATTCCGTTCCAATTTGGTTTGGGTTTAGGGTTTTTTTGGGTTGTGTTTGTTAATTTGGTTGCGGCAGCGGATGTGGTTGAGGATTAGGTTGCAGCCGAATCCTCTCCGCATCGCACGGTGGCGCTGGCAGGCGGTGGGTGGGTTGGAGGTTGTCTGCGGCAAGGAACGGGTGGGGCGGAGTTGTGGGTGGGGGCGCTTTCCTTGCGCTTTGCTTCCCACTGTGCTGTGGTGCCTCGCTCAGGCGGTGGGTGGGGCGAAGCTTCTTCGTCCTGCATTCCGATGAGCTGTGGGTGAGATTGTCCTCCTTTTCATGTTGGTCACGTCCTTGTGTCTGTACCTGTCTATTTAGAGCAGATATGGTTTGTTTGTAGATCTTGTTTTGATGCATTGCTTGTTGTAGATCTCGTTTTGATGCATTGCTTGTTGTTATCTGTCGATGAGCGGATGTGGGCTCTGTGTGGGTGAGGTTCGAATGCGTCTAGGGTTTGTTCTGTTAGTCCTTGTTAGGGTTTCTTTAGATTTGTTGATCTATTGTGTTCAGTCTTTTACAGCTGTGGTTCATCTTCagtttttgaaattttttttctGAATGGTGGTTTAGATTTTTGGTGAACTTTTTTTTTGGTGAActtgttaattagggtttggtTTGATGGATTGTTCTTTTGTGTTGTTTGATTGTTCTTTTGTGTTGTTTCCTCTGTTGCATACAAGGTTTAGTACACTCTGTTGTAGTTTCAGTATGTCTATTTAGTGCTTTTAGTAGAATGTATTAGTCTCAGTGTGTGGCATCATCACTGTCTGTTCatttgttgttcttgctcttttaGGTAGTGAAGATTTGGTTGAATCCACGATGTGTGTTTTTATCTCAATCAGTTCCTCCATGCTAATGTGTCCTTTATTTTCAGGTTTTGTGTGCACCACAGATAGAAGCATTGCCAGCTTTTAGGCTGTTCTTCCCTAGTTTGTATACATCATGTGTCATCCTTTTTTGTGTGACCTTTTATATCTGTGATTGGtttcattgttgtacatcaagcTTGTTGATGGCTAGTTGACATCCTGATTTTTTGTTGATGGCTAGTAACACTAGCTTGCAGAGATCCAAGGCTTGGAGGAGGGTACCCACTGAAGGCTGTCAGCAAGGTAATAATATTGTAGCGAGTCCTATCATTTCTGTGTCTTGTATGTTTGTATGTTTTCAGTTGTCCCTTTTCAATTTCTATCAATTTCACAAGAGACTTGAATTAAGGTGATTCAGGACTGCATGCTTATTACGACCAAACTGATGATTTGTCCTAATGTTAAAATGATGATTTGTCTTGTTAGATCTGTGTGAGGATAAATTGCATTGCACTATACCTAGGCCAAACAGGTAGCCTTGTTATGGCTTACAGGAATTTTTGTAGTGCCTCTGATCATGGATGAAATTAGCTGTTTATGTGTTAAAACTGCAGAATTGTTGTCCTTTTCTTGATGCAATGATATCCAAATGGGCCAATGCGTGCACTTCATGAAAGCTTTTTACATGTCTGTTATAATCATATTGACATGATTTTTTATCAAGTAATTATGATATTGACATGATTTTTGAACTTCTGTCTTTGGTCCAAGAATTGAAGTAGGATAGGTTGTTAATTCAGCAACTGTAAATGTAATTTACGATATCAAAGTCATGAATGAATTTAGTAACTTTACATTTCTGATTCGGTAGGATGCTTATCATCCAGTATCTTTTTTTTGTCATTTCTTTTAAAGTGCCTGTTTGATTATATACTTCTTTTTACTGACATTCCATATGGTCCCTTGGTAAGATTGTATACATCAATTTTCAGTTGCCTCTATTCTTGTCAATATTGGTTGTCCCTAAAGCAAACTGCATTAGAATTCTACTGAACTATGATTTTATTCTATTACTTTATTTAGAAGCACAATtttcttgattgcacatttattagtagtaaattgcacactTCAACTACTACAATTATGGTgtgtaacatgtgcaatatctgttCTTGGAGCATGCAATTTTAGTTAACTTGGAGCATGCAATTGTTCTTGCTTTAGGGCATCGATATTCTTCTGGATGGGCTATTTGGGACTGGACAGTACATTTTTAAGGAGTGCATCTCATTTCTATTTTAATACAAGTCTTCTCTTTAAGGAATATATCtaatttggcttgatacaacaatTGTTTCCTTAACTGTAGTGAAAATGCTGGTTTTGCTTGCTTTACTGTGAAAATGCTGGTTTTGCTTGCTTAACTGTAGTGATACACCATTTTTCTTAATTGTTTCCTTAACTGTGAAAATGTTGAATTCTGTTATGCTTACTGAAACTCTATGCAGTTTCAAAGAACTTTGCTAAAGCAATATTGTTAGTACCAAATCTGAAATATTTTGCTTGTTAGTACTAGCTGCTACTTACGGCTTTAGCAATCTGTTCATTTCAGTCTTGTTCTTctttatttagtttttttttataatttctatGTGTATGGATAAGTATCCTTGATACATTTATTGAAGAGTCTCTATTTTTTCAGCGCTTGTTATTTCAGTACTTCATAATTGTATGATATGTCATTTTCAAGCAATGGTGATGTATTGTTAATGTTCAGTTTTAGTGCTTGTGATTTGCTATTTTATTTTGAGCAAATTGTACAACATTGCGGTCTGACAGAGATGATGCAATATTTGTAGTTTCTAGTGAAACACATTGATTTAATATTTTCATCTTTGATCGTTTGAGTTTAGATGGATAGGCGCATGCGGAGCTCTTCATGTCCCCCTATTATTCAATCGTCAGCTCCTCGCGTTGAAAGGGAACCTATTTTAGTGCCTTTGAAAGACGACGATGTCTGTGCTATCTGCTTGGGTGTCTTAGATATCAGAAAAGAGGATGATGACGAAGCTGCTTTAGAGGCTGCCATGGAGACACTGAGGGTGCTGCCTTGTATGTATGTCTTCCACAAGATATGCATTTTTGAGTGGCTTGGTAGCGATAAGTCGTGCCCTCTGTGCCGATATAGGTATCCTAGTGTAAACGATGGTGATGATGTTGAGTTGTAGTTTGGTTAGTTGATATTATAAGTATTGGTTTTTTTATGAATACCAGCTATTGCTGGCT encodes:
- the LOC136533991 gene encoding probable O-methyltransferase 2, translating into MAAQASSIVVPTDTELLQAQADLWRNSLCYLKSMALKCAAELGIPTAIYRLGGAASLADLIAALSLPQAKLPFLGRLMRLLASLGVFAVVESTEAAYSLTPLSYILVDGIAADSIHMDHAPFLLTVTSPHYIDLAIDLADWFKKEAKTPPFDHKHGASLFEKSMEHKDPEFHKMSILGLLVHDNFGTNIGVRDYQDIFQGVKSLTDCCYHGDGTTGRALAKAFPQIKVTVLDLPQEIRKIPADGVVNYVGGDMFKSIPPAQMVILKMVLHHWSDEDCVKILANCKKAIPSREEGGKVVIGDIILDPASGPVMYETQLLMDVCMMLMKGGRQRDMNDWRDLILKAGFSDYKVLKNFGARGVLEIYP